The Mercenaria mercenaria strain notata unplaced genomic scaffold, MADL_Memer_1 contig_1594, whole genome shotgun sequence genome contains a region encoding:
- the LOC128551727 gene encoding interferon-inducible GTPase 1-like, with protein MASNEKQIKARGILSKHGCLNVAVTGKSGAGKSSFINAIRDLKLGQQGAANTDVKECTKDIQSYQIQENSHIVFWDLPGLGTETFKQENYTDQVNLLEYDFFLIIGSERLTENDIWLAKTMQNHKKKFYFVRAKVHIDIITEVWSRLNPRSKDQILTTIKNDCYVNLRQHGVSEDDIYLIDNFTPEQYDFNRLRTKLLEDALQFKKTYLTSEYVQKEIIIRHRKKVLLERIKKVAMETAATSSKPVPELGASLNIAVLLRETKYLTEQFELTVESVAGSEDLNSLHSAELQELIERNSVDIVCSEKGIIDVCKDTELCEIIDLQCAMQQRTSEVSDSWSCRIASKYLKGTLDIIYENAVKVNKEIFRFQCKILY; from the coding sequence ATGGCTAGTAATGAGAAACAAATCAAAGCAAGAGGAATACTCTCTAAGCATGGCTGTTTAAATGTAGCAGTCACAGGGAAGTCGGGAGCGGGGAAATCTAGTTTCATTAACGCAATTCGTGACCTGAAGCTTGGGCAGCAGGGAGCTGCCAATACTGACGTTAAAGAATGTACAAAAGATATCCAATCTTACCAGATACAAGAAAACTCACATATTGTATTTTGGGATTTACCGGGTCTAGGCACTGAaactttcaaacaagaaaacTACACCGATCAGGTCAATCTTTTGGAATACGATTTCTTCCTCATAATAGGCAGCGAACGACTGACCGAAAACGATATATGGCTGGCCAAAACAATGCAAAATCACAAAAAGAAGTTCTACTTTGTTCGGGCAAAAGTTCATATTGATATAATAACCGAAGTATGGAGTCGACTGAATCCACGTAGTAAGGACCAAATTTTAACTACAATAAAAAATGACTGTTATGTAAATCTTCGACAGCATGGTGTATCAGAGGATGACATATACCTTATTGACAATTTTACGCCGGAGCAATACGATTTTAACCGGCTTAGAACAAAACTTTTAGAGGATGCATTGCAGTTCAAGAAGACATACCTCACTTCAGAATACGTACAAAAAGAAATAATCATCCGTCACAGAAAGAAAGTACTCTTGGAAAGGATTAAAAAAGTCGCAATGGAGACCGCTGCCACTTCGTCTAAGCCAGTACCTGAATTAGGAGCATCTTTAAATATCGCGGTTCTACTAAGAGAAACAAAGTACCTAACAGAACAGTTCGAACTGACTGTCGAATCAGTTGCAGGAAGTGAAGACTTGAACAGTTTGCATAGCGCTGAGCTTCAGGAACTAATTGAACGAAATAGTGTAGACATTGTTTGTTCTGAAAAGGGAATAATAGATGTTTGCAAAGATACTGAACTTTGTGAAATCATTGACTTACAGTGTGCGATGCAACAAAGAACATCCGAAGTTTCGGATTCTTGGTCCTGTAGGATAGCATCAAAATACCTAAAAGGAACACTTGATATAATATACGAAAATGCGGTGAAGGTCAACAAAGAAATTTTCCGTTTTCAGTGCAAAATCTTGTATTAA